From a region of the Rhinopithecus roxellana isolate Shanxi Qingling chromosome 8, ASM756505v1, whole genome shotgun sequence genome:
- the BNIPL gene encoding bcl-2/adenovirus E1B 19 kDa-interacting protein 2-like protein translates to MESGKENNCFPRLTQGWPPLENALSSPKSTPSQEAGFFFWANLLLGRGGGKTCLKMRLPPLHTSWRQELQQLRQKRGKEVLGAGTTSSPTTPRCLKKEAGRLVKMGTIQEAGKKTDVGVREIAEAPELGAALRHGELELKEEWQDEEFPRLLPEEVDPSEDPGDPKGDSQAGTPSTLALCGQRPMRKRLSAPELRLSLTKGPGNDGASPTQSTPSSPDGSSDLEVDELETPSDSEQLDSGHEFEWEDELPQAEGLGASEAAERLGRGCMWDVAGEDGRHWRVFRIGAREQRVDMTVIEPYKKVLSHGGYHGDGLNAVILFASCYLPRSSIPNYTYVMEHLFRYMVGTLELLVAENYLLVHLSGGTSRAQVPPLSWIRQCYHTLDRRLRKNLRALVVVHATWYVKAFLALLRPFISSKFTRKIRFLDSLGELAQLISLDQVHIPEAVRQLDRDLHGSGGT, encoded by the exons ATGGAGTCTGGAAAGGAGAACAATTGCTTTCCTAGACTCACCCAAGGCTGGCCCCCCCTAGAAAATGCACTCTCCTCCCCAAAATCCACCCCCTCACAGGAGGCAGGGTTTTTCTTTTGGGCAAACCTGCTCCTGGGGAGAGGAGGTGGCAAAACCTGTTTGAAGATGAGGTTACCTCCCCTCCACACCTCTTGGAGGCAAGAACTACAACAGCTGAGACAGAAAAGAGGTAAAGAAGTGTTGGGGGCTGGGACAACCAGCTCCCCAACAACTCCTAGGTGTTTaaagaaggaggcaggaagaCTTGTGAAGATGGGAACGATACAAGAGGCAGGAAAAAAGACAGATGTTGG GGTCAGGGAGATTGCAGAAGCACCAGAACTAGGAGCAGCCCTGAGACATGGGGAATTGGAGCTGAAGGAGGAATGGCAGGATGAAGAATTCCCTAG ATTGCTTCCTGAGGAGGTTGACCCTTCTGAAGATCCTGGAGACCCTAAAGGAGATTCACAGGCAG GTACCCCCAGCACTTTAGCCCTGTGTGGCCAGCGCCCCATGCGCAAGCGTCTTTCTGCCCCAGAGTTGCGGCTGAGTCTGACTAAGGGGCCTGGAAATGATGGAGCTTCGCCCACCCAGTCTACGCCTTCCTCTCCTGATGGCAGTTCTGACCTGGAGGTAGACGAATTGGAGACACCTTCAGACTCGGAGCAGCTGGACAGTGGACATGAATTTGAATGGGAAG ATGAACTACCCCAGGCAGAGGGTCTGGGCGCCAGTGAGGCAGCTGAAAGGCTGGGCCGAGGTTGTATGTGGGATGTGGCTGGAGAAGATGGACGTCACTGGAGGGTGTTCCGAATCGGAGCACGGGAGCAACGCGTAGACATGACTGTCATTGAGCCCTATAAGAAAGTCCTGTCTCATGGAG GTTACCACGGTGATGGCCTCAATGCTGTCATCCTTTTTGCTTCCTGTTATCTACCTAGAAGCAGCATCCCCAACTACACCTATGTCATGGAACACTTGTTTAG GTATATGGTGGGAACTCTGGAGCTGCTAGTAGCTGAAAATTACCTGCTTGTTCATTTGAGTGGAGGCACAAGCAGGGCCCAAGTTCCACCTCTGAGCTGGATACGCCAGTGTTACCATACCCTGGATCGGCG GCTACGGAAAAACCTGCGAGCCCTGGTGGTTGTCCATGCTACATGGTATGTGAAGGCATTTCTGGCACTGCTTCGGCCCTTCATCAG tTCCAAATTCACACGAAAAATCCGTTTTCTGGACAGCCTGGGGGAGCTGGCCCAACTCATATCCCTGGATCAAGTCCACATCCCTGAAGCTGTCAGACA GCTGGACCGGGATCTCCATGGCTCAGGAGGGACCTAA